The Chryseolinea soli genome contains a region encoding:
- a CDS encoding Cof-type HAD-IIB family hydrolase: MKFNALCSDIDGTLLDSHRALSVRTIAAIHRLPASVPVILASSRMPAAMRHLQVELGRPHEPLICFNGGYVLWERNGTEAPEVWTSIYIPLSICQHIVTLAKSTPLHVSLFESDHWYAAGEDSWTLREAGITKVRPTFKALDRVLKDWEEQRKGAHKIMCMGPEADIETMYHTLTETFPDDLHVYRSKSTYLELAPKSISKATGLALVMHKLNIDMQTVIAFGDNYNDIEMLQAVGWGVAVANARDEVKAVAREIAPTHKADGVAITVEKYF; the protein is encoded by the coding sequence ATGAAATTCAACGCCCTTTGCTCCGATATCGATGGCACCTTGCTGGACAGCCACCGGGCCTTATCGGTTCGCACGATCGCGGCCATCCACCGGCTGCCCGCTTCCGTACCCGTCATCCTGGCTTCCTCGCGCATGCCCGCCGCCATGCGTCATTTACAGGTTGAGTTGGGAAGACCTCACGAGCCCCTCATTTGTTTCAACGGCGGCTATGTGCTGTGGGAACGCAACGGAACAGAGGCTCCGGAGGTGTGGACGTCGATCTATATTCCGCTCTCCATTTGTCAACATATCGTGACGCTGGCAAAGTCTACGCCATTGCACGTCAGCCTTTTTGAAAGCGATCATTGGTATGCCGCAGGAGAAGACTCCTGGACCTTGCGCGAAGCAGGGATCACGAAAGTGCGCCCTACCTTCAAAGCGCTGGACCGTGTTTTGAAGGATTGGGAGGAACAAAGAAAGGGTGCTCACAAGATCATGTGCATGGGGCCCGAAGCCGATATCGAGACGATGTACCACACCCTCACCGAAACTTTTCCCGACGACCTGCACGTATACCGCTCCAAGTCCACCTACCTGGAACTGGCGCCCAAATCCATCTCAAAGGCCACCGGCCTGGCACTGGTCATGCACAAGCTGAACATCGATATGCAAACCGTCATTGCCTTTGGCGATAACTACAACGACATTGAAATGCTGCAGGCGGTAGGATGGGGGGTGGCCGTCGCCAACGCACGCGACGAAGTGAAGGCCGTGGCCCGCGAGATTGCCCCGACTCATAAAGCCGACGGCGTGGCCATCACGGTGGAAAAATATTTTTAG
- a CDS encoding GNAT family N-acetyltransferase — MPTKVTLEQITIRTELKAGDIGYVIYMHGHFYGREHGFGILFETYVAQGLYEFYQHYNPERERAWVCEHEGRIIGFLLLVDRGTAAQLRYFVIHPNYRGIGLGKLLMELFMEFLKEKGYTSCYLMTTRGLLAAAALYDRYGFKLTQEIPSTTFGKPVIEQRYELDLSAKS; from the coding sequence ATGCCCACAAAAGTTACACTCGAACAAATCACCATCCGCACCGAACTGAAGGCCGGCGACATCGGCTATGTCATTTATATGCATGGACATTTTTATGGGCGCGAGCACGGGTTCGGCATCCTTTTCGAGACCTACGTGGCGCAAGGCTTGTACGAATTCTACCAACACTACAACCCCGAACGCGAGCGCGCTTGGGTCTGCGAGCACGAAGGCCGCATCATCGGTTTTCTGTTGCTGGTCGACCGCGGCACGGCGGCGCAGTTGCGTTATTTTGTGATCCACCCCAACTATCGCGGCATCGGGCTTGGGAAACTGCTCATGGAATTGTTTATGGAATTTCTAAAAGAAAAAGGCTACACGTCATGCTATCTCATGACAACGCGTGGCCTGCTGGCCGCCGCCGCTTTATATGATCGCTATGGCTTCAAGCTCACCCAGGAGATCCCCTCCACGACCTTTGGCAAGCCCGTGATCGAGCAACGCTATGAATTGGACCTTTCGGCAAAGTCCTGA
- a CDS encoding SGNH/GDSL hydrolase family protein, translating into MKKFLLPALAAFLVLTAFTSMQKKKVVFFGDSITEAGAKPGGYIVKIGERATAEKLADQYDLVGAGIGGNKVYDLYLRMDDDVLAKNPDIVFIYIGVNDVWHKRSYGTGTDPDKFEKFYTAIIKKLQARNIKIVLVTPAVVGERPDASNELDGDLNFYSNIVRNLAKKNSLPLVDLRQAFLDYSKQNNPDNKDSGILTTDRVHLNEKGNQLVADEMWKVLKTL; encoded by the coding sequence ATGAAGAAATTTCTCCTGCCAGCCCTGGCTGCGTTCCTCGTGCTAACTGCGTTTACCTCCATGCAAAAAAAGAAAGTCGTATTCTTTGGCGATTCGATCACCGAAGCGGGCGCCAAGCCCGGTGGGTATATAGTGAAGATCGGCGAGCGTGCTACGGCCGAGAAGCTGGCCGATCAATACGACCTGGTGGGGGCTGGCATTGGCGGCAATAAAGTATATGATCTTTACCTGCGCATGGACGACGATGTGCTGGCAAAAAATCCGGACATCGTTTTTATCTATATCGGCGTGAACGACGTCTGGCATAAACGCTCCTATGGCACCGGCACTGACCCCGACAAGTTTGAGAAGTTCTATACGGCCATCATCAAAAAACTGCAAGCCAGGAACATCAAGATCGTGTTGGTGACACCCGCCGTGGTGGGCGAGCGCCCCGACGCCAGCAACGAACTCGATGGCGATCTGAATTTCTACAGCAACATCGTGCGCAACCTCGCCAAGAAGAACAGCCTGCCCCTGGTGGATTTGCGCCAGGCTTTTCTGGACTATAGCAAGCAAAACAATCCCGACAACAAAGACTCCGGCATACTCACCACCGACCGCGTGCACCTGAACGAAAAGGGCAATCAGTTGGTGGCCGATGAGATGTGGAAGGTGCTGAAGACCCTCTAA
- a CDS encoding sulfite exporter TauE/SafE family protein, which translates to MITLFSFQFAYVQLALVCLVAIFIGMSKTGVHGAGMLAVPLLATIFGGQHSSGVLLPILVLADVMGVWYYHRHASWEHLKLLFPWAALGVVLGTVIGSYIDDKMFRIIMATVIVGSVIVMLWLERGHKEAVPHNKAFGVTTGVLGGFTSMVGNLAGTVMAVYFLSMRLPKNTFIGTTAWFFMVTNWFKVPFHVFAWHTITWNTFLLDLLTLPFILLGAVAGIWIVKKLSEKAYRWFIIAMTLVAAIVMILR; encoded by the coding sequence GTGATCACACTGTTCTCTTTTCAGTTTGCCTATGTGCAACTGGCGCTCGTATGCCTGGTGGCAATTTTCATCGGCATGTCTAAAACCGGTGTGCACGGCGCGGGCATGCTGGCGGTGCCGTTGCTGGCTACCATCTTTGGCGGGCAGCATTCCAGCGGCGTGCTACTGCCCATCCTGGTCCTGGCCGATGTGATGGGCGTTTGGTACTATCACCGGCACGCGTCCTGGGAGCACTTGAAATTGCTGTTCCCCTGGGCGGCGCTGGGCGTAGTGTTGGGCACGGTGATCGGCAGTTATATCGACGATAAAATGTTCAGGATCATCATGGCCACTGTCATTGTCGGCAGTGTGATCGTGATGCTGTGGTTGGAGCGTGGACACAAAGAAGCCGTGCCTCACAACAAAGCATTCGGCGTGACAACGGGAGTGCTGGGCGGCTTCACGTCCATGGTGGGCAACCTGGCCGGCACCGTGATGGCCGTGTACTTTTTGTCGATGCGCCTCCCGAAGAATACGTTCATTGGCACCACCGCTTGGTTCTTTATGGTGACCAATTGGTTCAAGGTACCCTTCCATGTGTTCGCCTGGCACACCATTACCTGGAACACCTTCCTGCTCGACCTGCTCACCCTGCCCTTCATCCTGCTGGGCGCGGTTGCCGGTATCTGGATCGTGAAGAAACTATCCGAAAAAGCCTACCGCTGGTTCATCATTGCTATGACGCTGGTGGCTGCCATCGTGATGATATTGCGGTAA
- a CDS encoding serine O-acetyltransferase codes for MDKAFISKLYITHQACPTCPAPVEVSKFFEDLLGALFADFTQLAHLSEDQFEALLETLQIELVRILRHNPTRGVVDAPQLAEDFFQSLPVIYDKLQEDVTAMFEGDPAAKSRNEVVRSYPGFYAIAAYRMAHHLHTLGVPGIPRIITEHAHGKTGIDIHPAAKIGEHFCIDHGTGVVIGETSVIGNHVKLYQGVTLGALSVNKEDAEKKRHPTLEDRVVIYAGATILGGETVIGHDSVVGGNVWLTRSVAPHSKVYYQAKMYNGDTHEMDLVIFKGDQ; via the coding sequence ATGGATAAAGCTTTTATCAGCAAACTGTATATCACGCACCAGGCCTGCCCCACGTGCCCGGCGCCGGTGGAGGTATCGAAATTTTTTGAGGACCTGTTGGGTGCGCTGTTTGCCGATTTCACGCAATTGGCCCACTTGTCGGAAGATCAGTTTGAGGCATTGCTGGAAACATTACAGATCGAATTGGTGCGCATTCTGCGTCATAATCCTACGCGGGGCGTAGTGGATGCGCCGCAGTTGGCCGAGGATTTTTTTCAATCCCTTCCGGTGATCTATGACAAGCTGCAGGAAGACGTCACCGCCATGTTCGAAGGAGACCCGGCGGCCAAAAGTCGCAATGAAGTCGTGCGCAGCTACCCGGGATTTTACGCCATCGCGGCCTATCGCATGGCCCATCATCTCCACACATTGGGTGTGCCGGGCATACCCCGCATCATCACCGAACATGCCCACGGCAAAACAGGAATAGACATTCACCCTGCCGCCAAGATCGGCGAACATTTCTGCATCGACCATGGCACCGGTGTCGTGATCGGTGAAACTTCTGTCATCGGCAACCATGTAAAGCTCTATCAAGGCGTCACGTTGGGTGCGCTCAGTGTCAACAAAGAAGATGCGGAGAAGAAACGGCACCCCACGCTGGAAGACCGGGTGGTGATTTATGCCGGGGCCACGATCCTGGGCGGCGAGACCGTCATTGGCCACGACAGTGTGGTGGGTGGAAACGTGTGGCTCACGCGCAGTGTTGCGCCGCATTCAAAAGTATATTACCAGGCAAAAATGTATAACGGCGATACGCACGAGATGGACCTTGTTATTTTCAAGGGCGATCAGTAA
- the cysM gene encoding cysteine synthase CysM — protein MKLSELIGNTPLVELQRIPVKKGVTLYGKLEGNNPGGSVKDRAAYGMITAALQRGDIKPGDKLVEATSGNTGIALAMIASIMGVEMTLIMPDNSTRERVLSMEAYGAKVILTPSARTIEYSRELAEKMAANEGYRMLDQFANADNYGMHYKTTGPEIWRDTGGKITHFVSAMGTTGTIMGVSRYLKEQNPSIQIVGTQPTDGSCIPGIRRWSPEFLPKIFEPKRVDRVLDVSEADARHFTRRMAKEEGILAGMSSGGALSAAMKIASEIESGVIVFIVCDRGDRYLSSDLFG, from the coding sequence ATGAAACTTTCAGAATTGATCGGCAACACCCCGCTGGTGGAACTTCAACGCATTCCCGTGAAGAAGGGCGTGACACTCTATGGCAAATTGGAAGGCAACAACCCCGGGGGCAGTGTGAAAGACCGCGCCGCCTATGGCATGATCACCGCCGCTTTGCAACGCGGCGACATCAAACCCGGCGACAAACTGGTGGAAGCTACCAGCGGCAACACCGGCATCGCCCTGGCCATGATCGCCAGCATCATGGGCGTGGAGATGACGCTCATCATGCCCGACAATTCCACGCGCGAACGCGTGCTGTCCATGGAAGCGTATGGAGCAAAAGTTATTCTTACACCGTCCGCGCGCACGATCGAATACTCGCGTGAACTGGCCGAAAAAATGGCTGCGAACGAAGGCTATCGCATGCTGGACCAGTTTGCCAACGCCGACAACTATGGCATGCACTACAAGACCACCGGCCCCGAAATATGGCGCGACACCGGAGGAAAGATCACGCACTTTGTGTCGGCCATGGGAACCACCGGCACCATCATGGGCGTGTCGCGCTATTTGAAAGAGCAAAATCCTTCCATACAAATTGTGGGGACACAACCTACAGACGGTTCATGCATCCCAGGCATACGCCGATGGTCGCCGGAATTTCTCCCGAAAATTTTTGAGCCGAAGCGAGTGGATCGCGTGCTCGACGTGAGCGAAGCCGATGCCCGGCACTTCACCCGGCGAATGGCAAAAGAAGAGGGAATACTGGCCGGCATGAGCAGCGGCGGAGCCCTGAGCGCAGCGATGAAGATAGCGTCAGAGATCGAATCCGGGGTGATTGTCTTTATTGTTTGTGATCGCGGCGACCGTTATCTGAGCTCCGATCTGTTCGGATGA
- a CDS encoding Hint domain-containing protein, which yields MNRKFAIALACMFVLAIGLKAQDVVKPRPLTMAEYEKAKTFVIKDLDNETYVKFENTYILDRYELRKPYFITGDDGLKKRMDLYKLLAKEGMQELGLVIFYTNEKGTQYKACLPNFTADAKVWEKYFEDIHAIDKLEQNFVLKLSYVLSKEVGYQLYKAQNQGKDLSKESATYGNDICFPGDQQVTLANGTRKTLASLKRGDEVLTVNPLTKATSVIKVNTLVEHEAKNYAITQLVLQRADKRMTPLGSEIVLSTRTLEATPNHPVQTHTGTTKMGDVRENDTVLCLNKASGDYEPFTVISKKEYAGGVQKVYNIIAGDGTPFLMNDVMVLQK from the coding sequence ATGAATAGGAAGTTTGCCATCGCCTTAGCGTGCATGTTTGTTTTAGCCATCGGTCTGAAAGCACAGGACGTGGTAAAGCCGCGGCCCTTGACCATGGCCGAATATGAAAAGGCCAAGACGTTTGTGATCAAAGACCTCGACAACGAAACGTATGTAAAGTTCGAGAACACCTACATCCTGGACCGTTACGAATTGCGCAAACCCTATTTCATCACGGGCGACGACGGTCTGAAAAAACGTATGGACCTCTACAAGCTGCTGGCCAAGGAAGGCATGCAGGAATTGGGACTCGTCATCTTCTACACCAACGAAAAGGGCACGCAGTACAAAGCCTGTCTCCCCAACTTCACCGCCGATGCCAAAGTGTGGGAGAAATATTTCGAAGACATCCACGCCATCGATAAACTGGAACAAAACTTCGTGCTCAAGCTTTCCTATGTGTTGTCGAAAGAAGTGGGCTACCAATTGTATAAGGCCCAGAACCAGGGCAAAGATCTGTCGAAAGAATCGGCCACGTATGGCAACGACATCTGCTTTCCCGGCGATCAGCAAGTGACCCTGGCCAACGGCACCCGCAAAACCCTGGCTTCGCTAAAACGCGGCGACGAAGTGCTCACGGTGAACCCGCTCACCAAGGCCACGTCCGTTATCAAAGTGAACACGCTGGTGGAGCACGAGGCCAAGAACTACGCCATCACCCAACTCGTATTGCAACGCGCCGACAAGCGCATGACGCCGCTTGGTTCCGAAATCGTCCTCTCCACCCGCACGCTGGAAGCCACACCAAACCATCCCGTACAAACACATACGGGCACTACTAAAATGGGAGATGTGAGGGAGAACGATACGGTGCTTTGTCTTAACAAGGCTTCAGGGGACTACGAACCATTCACCGTGATCAGCAAAAAAGAATATGCAGGAGGCGTCCAAAAGGTCTACAACATCATTGCCGGCGATGGAACTCCATTCCTGATGAATGACGTCATGGTCTTGCAAAAATAG
- a CDS encoding pyridoxal phosphate-dependent aminotransferase, translating to MATSMNRRNWLKTSALVTTGALTLPDGIFNTASATPLVTLRSTSQHNIEQRMAQDFPNLKARLFANENPFGPSEKAKKAMTDAMATSYQYPIQVVEQLVGKIAAAENVKPEQIMVGTGSTPLLQASAVFFAKNGGSIICGDPAYEYLPDEAEKNFGAKWVKVPLTADYKYDLDAMEKAIDKDTKLVYICNPNNPTGTYVDAEKMRAFCERVSPKVPVIIDEAYINYLSDPKGMTLIDCVRKGQNVIVARTFSKLHALAGMRIGYFVGQTEMLKNLLPYTVPFGALSALSASAALATYDDTEYLQGALKKTLESKEYLYSVLKKEGYTYIPSVTNFVMFPINMEGQRFVDEMTKRGVGVRFWKFNNKEWCRISIGRMDEMKAFEEAFKQLS from the coding sequence ATGGCAACTTCAATGAACAGACGAAATTGGTTAAAGACCAGTGCTCTCGTCACGACTGGCGCCCTTACGCTTCCAGACGGTATTTTCAACACCGCGTCGGCCACTCCCCTTGTGACCCTTCGTTCAACTTCCCAGCACAATATTGAACAACGCATGGCGCAAGACTTCCCGAACCTGAAGGCACGCCTGTTTGCCAATGAAAATCCATTCGGACCATCCGAGAAAGCAAAGAAAGCGATGACAGATGCCATGGCCACCAGCTACCAATATCCAATCCAGGTGGTCGAGCAGTTGGTTGGCAAGATCGCCGCGGCAGAAAACGTCAAGCCGGAACAGATCATGGTGGGCACCGGGTCCACTCCCCTGTTGCAAGCGTCGGCCGTCTTTTTTGCAAAAAACGGAGGATCGATTATATGTGGCGATCCGGCCTATGAATATCTGCCGGACGAAGCCGAAAAGAATTTTGGCGCCAAGTGGGTGAAGGTGCCGCTCACGGCCGACTACAAATACGACCTCGACGCCATGGAGAAGGCCATCGACAAGGATACGAAGCTGGTATACATTTGCAATCCCAACAATCCCACAGGCACCTATGTGGATGCCGAAAAGATGCGGGCGTTTTGTGAACGCGTGTCGCCAAAAGTGCCGGTCATTATCGACGAAGCCTACATCAACTATCTTTCCGATCCCAAGGGCATGACGCTGATCGACTGTGTACGAAAAGGTCAGAATGTGATCGTCGCCCGCACCTTCTCCAAGCTGCACGCACTGGCCGGCATGCGCATCGGTTACTTCGTTGGCCAAACCGAAATGTTAAAGAATCTATTGCCCTACACGGTACCCTTCGGTGCCCTCTCTGCCCTATCGGCCAGCGCAGCGCTCGCTACCTACGACGATACGGAATATCTGCAAGGCGCATTGAAGAAGACATTGGAGTCGAAAGAATATCTGTACAGCGTCCTGAAAAAAGAAGGCTACACCTACATTCCGTCGGTAACCAATTTTGTGATGTTTCCCATCAATATGGAAGGACAACGCTTTGTGGACGAGATGACAAAACGCGGCGTAGGCGTGCGCTTCTGGAAATTCAACAACAAAGAGTGGTGCCGCATCAGCATTGGCCGCATGGACGAGATGAAAGCCTTTGAAGAAGCTTTCAAACAATTGTCGTAG
- a CDS encoding flavin monoamine oxidase family protein gives MKTLSRRTFLRQSGALSGGMYAAMMALEMLPAAPAHAFSLPGSGQGKSVIILGAGLAGMTTAYELTKLGYRCTVLEARERTGGRCWSIRKGSTHTETVNPTQTAQLDEGLYFNAGPSRIPHHHQLTLQYCRELGVPIEIYNNVNEGAYHFSEGQGALSNKKIRIREVHNDMRGYVTEMLAKAIDQHKLDAALTTEDVTKIIEYLRAEGGLDADKLYKASARRGYVEAPGAGDKPGKIADPHTLADLLQSGLLSPDFYNVAEYTYELQMTMFQAKGGMDNIARALEKKLPGMIRTGAVVSSIQNLENTVRVKYTLKGAPQEIEAEACICTLPLPILSNLDHNFSSDVSRAIDFVPYIQTGKIGLQFKRRFWEEDEQIFGGITHTNNDLTQIFYPSNDYLGKKGVLIGYYNFNEKAKKVGTLSLKEREQLALEKGSLIHPQYKTEFEHSFSVSWHLTPYSLGGWALYSGDTRQTLYKAFIKPDKRVYFAGEHTTYLNAWMAGAFESARKAVADVHARFTEQRLQYPASTKEGG, from the coding sequence GTGAAAACGCTTTCACGAAGAACATTTCTAAGACAAAGTGGTGCCCTCAGTGGAGGCATGTATGCAGCCATGATGGCGCTCGAAATGTTGCCGGCAGCGCCGGCGCATGCTTTCTCGCTTCCGGGAAGCGGTCAGGGGAAAAGTGTTATCATTCTGGGGGCAGGGTTGGCCGGCATGACCACGGCCTATGAGCTCACGAAGCTTGGCTATCGCTGCACGGTTTTGGAAGCACGCGAGCGCACAGGAGGCCGGTGTTGGAGTATACGCAAGGGGTCGACGCATACAGAGACCGTCAATCCTACTCAAACGGCGCAGCTCGATGAGGGCCTCTACTTCAACGCAGGCCCGTCCCGTATCCCCCACCATCATCAACTCACGCTGCAGTACTGCCGCGAGTTGGGGGTGCCCATCGAGATCTATAACAATGTGAATGAAGGTGCCTATCACTTCAGCGAAGGCCAGGGCGCGCTTTCCAATAAAAAGATCCGCATCCGCGAAGTGCACAACGACATGCGTGGTTATGTGACCGAGATGCTGGCCAAAGCCATCGATCAGCACAAGCTCGACGCAGCGCTGACCACCGAAGACGTAACCAAGATCATAGAATACCTGCGGGCCGAAGGCGGCCTGGATGCCGACAAGCTCTACAAAGCGTCTGCGCGCAGGGGATACGTTGAGGCCCCCGGCGCCGGCGACAAACCGGGTAAGATCGCCGACCCGCATACACTGGCCGACCTTCTTCAATCCGGCTTGCTGTCGCCCGACTTTTATAATGTGGCCGAGTACACCTATGAGCTGCAGATGACCATGTTCCAGGCCAAGGGCGGTATGGACAACATTGCGCGTGCGCTCGAAAAGAAGTTGCCCGGCATGATCCGCACCGGGGCCGTGGTGTCGTCCATCCAAAACCTGGAGAACACGGTGCGCGTGAAATACACACTCAAAGGAGCGCCCCAGGAAATCGAAGCCGAAGCCTGCATCTGCACGCTACCCCTGCCCATATTGAGCAACCTTGACCATAATTTTTCTTCCGACGTGAGCCGCGCCATCGACTTCGTGCCCTACATCCAAACGGGGAAGATCGGCCTGCAATTCAAACGGCGGTTTTGGGAAGAAGACGAGCAGATCTTTGGCGGCATCACGCACACCAACAACGACCTCACCCAAATCTTTTATCCCTCCAACGACTACCTCGGAAAGAAAGGCGTGCTGATCGGCTATTACAATTTCAATGAGAAAGCGAAAAAGGTAGGGACCCTGTCGCTGAAGGAAAGGGAGCAACTGGCCCTGGAGAAGGGAAGTCTTATTCACCCCCAATACAAAACCGAGTTTGAGCATTCATTTTCCGTGAGCTGGCACCTCACGCCCTATAGCCTCGGCGGCTGGGCTTTGTATTCCGGCGACACCCGTCAAACCTTGTACAAGGCGTTTATCAAACCCGACAAACGGGTATACTTTGCCGGCGAGCACACCACCTATTTGAACGCCTGGATGGCCGGTGCCTTCGAATCGGCACGCAAGGCGGTGGCCGACGTGCATGCCCGCTTCACCGAACAACGCCTTCAATACCCAGCCTCCACCAAAGAAGGCGGATGA
- a CDS encoding DUF4142 domain-containing protein: MKNFLLFLNLLILAGLAYIFSGAEDMTPPQQTPSQETSPSADIVIVREASLEKPAPVHVVPQAQEVTMSDLLADLDDTPIDQVVETFLIKTAESRIMDFEEGKTAQQKSAVDAIKDYGSLMVRDQSKMLTDLRALAAAKHITLPDTPDENQQKALADLQGEEGNSFDKKFIKMMIIDHKRDVKKFKKAAQSHDLEVRAFALKYLPVVEAHLEDVQKLRK; encoded by the coding sequence ATGAAGAATTTTCTCCTTTTTCTGAACTTGCTGATCCTCGCCGGGCTGGCCTACATCTTTTCGGGCGCAGAAGACATGACCCCTCCCCAACAGACCCCTTCCCAGGAGACTTCCCCTTCCGCCGACATCGTGATCGTGCGAGAAGCCTCGCTTGAAAAACCTGCTCCTGTGCACGTCGTCCCCCAAGCCCAGGAAGTCACCATGAGCGATCTCCTGGCCGACCTGGACGACACGCCCATCGACCAGGTGGTAGAGACCTTTTTGATCAAGACCGCCGAGTCGCGCATCATGGATTTTGAAGAAGGAAAAACAGCACAACAGAAAAGCGCAGTCGATGCCATTAAAGATTACGGTAGCCTGATGGTCCGCGATCAAAGTAAGATGCTGACAGACCTTCGCGCCCTGGCCGCGGCCAAACATATTACGTTGCCCGACACGCCTGACGAGAATCAACAAAAAGCACTGGCCGACCTGCAAGGGGAAGAAGGCAATTCGTTCGATAAGAAGTTTATCAAAATGATGATCATTGATCACAAACGCGATGTGAAAAAATTCAAGAAGGCGGCGCAATCGCACGATCTTGAGGTGCGGGCGTTTGCGCTTAAGTATTTGCCGGTGGTGGAGGCTCATCTTGAGGACGTTCAGAAATTGAGAAAGTAA
- a CDS encoding Dps family protein — MKTTKESIALKDDGLKDMPQTQIDTRMAKAKPVKLGWSSEEVENITHALNDLLVNYSVHYQKLRNYHWNVKGSDFFDLHIEFEQQYKEAQDHIDDIAERIRVFSKTPVSTMGEYLEQSEIKETTSQLSSEIMVRELIADYTILLGYMFAVIEIASAQHDAGTEEMVKVFIHQIEKHHWMLSAFLAK, encoded by the coding sequence ATGAAAACGACAAAAGAAAGTATCGCCCTGAAAGACGACGGTCTGAAGGACATGCCGCAGACACAGATCGACACCCGCATGGCAAAGGCTAAACCGGTTAAGTTAGGATGGTCGAGCGAAGAAGTGGAAAACATCACGCACGCCCTGAACGATCTGTTGGTCAACTACAGTGTGCACTATCAAAAGCTGAGGAACTATCACTGGAACGTGAAAGGCTCGGACTTTTTCGATCTGCACATCGAGTTCGAACAGCAATACAAAGAAGCCCAGGACCACATCGATGACATTGCCGAACGCATCCGCGTCTTTTCCAAGACGCCTGTCAGCACGATGGGTGAATACCTTGAACAGTCGGAGATCAAGGAGACTACGTCACAACTCTCATCCGAGATCATGGTGCGGGAACTCATCGCCGACTACACGATCTTGCTGGGCTATATGTTTGCCGTAATCGAGATCGCTTCCGCGCAACACGACGCGGGCACGGAAGAAATGGTGAAGGTTTTCATCCACCAGATCGAAAAACATCATTGGATGCTGTCGGCTTTCCTGGCGAAGTAA